A single region of the Massilia sp. erpn genome encodes:
- a CDS encoding S-layer family protein: protein MSIVTSMSTKQISELTTAQIAGLVTSDIAGLNSDQFRALTTTQIQAFTTNQVPAFTTAQMAADMTTDQIVALTANQAGALTTLQVANLSTNNIVALETADLAALKTANIAALKSAQVAAITTNQIVALGTAQVASLSTASLASGITTDQIVALSSNQVGALSSGQFAALSTNGIAAIETADIGGLKTAVISSLKSSQLVALTTDQVGALSTNQITALSSAAVAGMSTDQVVALSSNQAAALSSSQVNALSTNAIAAIETGDFAALKTGVIAALGSNQAKALTTDQIVALSTNQVVALSSAAVVGLSTDQVVALSSNQAAALSSSQVNALSTSGIAALETGDFAALKTAVIGALSSNQTKALTTDQIVALTSNQAAALNSQQVVGLSTDAIVALETADLAALKTSVIGALSTSQFAAVTTNQIGAMSTAQVASLTTAQLASGLTTDQVVALSSNQIGALSTGQFAALSSNSVAAIETADIGGLKTAVIAALKSSQMAAFTTNQIVALSTNQIVALSSTAMTGLSTDQVVALSSNQAAALSSGQVNALSTNALAAIETGDFAALKTSVIAALGSNQAKALTTDQIVALSTNQITALSSAAMVGLNSDQVVALSSNQAAALSSSQVNALSTSSVAAIETGDFAALKTSVIGALSSNQTKALTTDQIVALTSNQAAALSSQQVVGLSTDAIVALETADLAALKTSVIGALSTSQFAAITTNQISSMATAQIAALSTAQLASGLTTDQVVALSSNQIGALSTGQFAALSSNSVAAIETADIGGLKTAVIAALKSSQMAAFTTDQIVALSTNQISALSSTAMAGLTTDQVVALSSNQAATLSSSQVNALSTNGIAALETGDFAALKTSVIGALSSNQTKALTTDQIVALTSNQAAALNSQQVVGLSTDAIVAMETADLAALKTSVIGALSTSQFAAVTTNQIGALSTAQVASLSTAQLASGLTTDQVVALSSNQIGALSTGQFAALSSNSVAAIETADIGGLKTAVIAALKSSQMAAFTTDQIVALSTNQISALSSTAMVGLTTDQVVALSSNQAAALSSSQVNALSTNGIAALETGDFAALKTAVIGALSSNQTKALTTDQIVALTSNQAAALNSQQLVGLSTDAIVAMETADLAALKTSVIGALSTSQFAAVTTNQIGALSTAQVASLSTAQLASGLTTDQVVALSSNQIGALSSGQFAALSSNSVAAIETADIGGLKTAVIAALKSSQMAAFTTNQIVALSTNQISALSSTAMVGLSTDQVVALSSNQAATLSSSQVNALSTNAIAAIETGDLAALKTSVIGALGSNQAKALTTDQIVALSTNQVVALSSAAMVGLNSDQVVALSSNQAAALSSSQVNALSTSSVAAIETGDFAALKTAVIGALSSNQAKALTTDQIVALTSNQAAALSSQQVVGLSTDAIVALETADLAALKTSVIGALSTSQFAAITTNQISSMATAQISALSTAQLASGLSTDQVVALSSNQVGALSTAQVAAFGTSAVAAIETADIGALKTAAIAGLKSAQVAALTTDQFAALSSNQVAALSTANIASGLTTDQVVALTTAQASALSSSQLAAFSTAAIAALETNDIVALKSSAISALSSNQVAALGTSQLVAIETADIVALKTGAIRGLSTDQIQAITTSQIKALTSTQVCALTSTQVQALSSDQINAFNSPFYTPVVLDLNGNGIDTLSTDAGVNFDLLGNGSKLNTGWVGGGDGLLALDRNGDGIINDGSELFGSGTTLANGQKAGNGYQAMAELDSNGDGVLSAADSAFGQLRVWVDGNADGVSQANELKSLAELNIAKLDLKAQANVSWNNGNLVGLTSTYETTDGQSHAAADVWFAAKPAAAANSVSSLVQAIGSFSTDAATVATPKLDAGNALNGSNVAANAASMAGAIRSFEAANKLNGAENMASSEETLRLKALNSAAGHGFLAAPQK, encoded by the coding sequence ATGAGTATCGTCACCAGTATGTCCACCAAGCAGATCTCTGAGCTGACTACGGCGCAAATCGCCGGGCTAGTCACTTCAGATATCGCCGGTCTGAACTCCGATCAGTTCCGGGCCTTGACGACGACTCAGATACAGGCTTTCACCACCAACCAGGTGCCAGCCTTCACCACGGCCCAAATGGCCGCCGACATGACCACGGACCAGATCGTGGCCCTGACCGCCAACCAGGCGGGGGCGCTGACCACGCTGCAAGTTGCCAACCTCTCGACCAATAATATCGTTGCGCTGGAAACGGCCGATCTGGCCGCCCTGAAAACCGCGAACATCGCGGCCCTGAAATCGGCGCAAGTGGCCGCCATCACCACCAACCAGATCGTCGCCCTCGGCACCGCCCAGGTTGCCTCGCTGAGCACCGCCAGCCTGGCCAGCGGCATCACCACCGACCAGATCGTCGCCCTGTCGTCCAACCAGGTGGGCGCCCTGAGCAGCGGCCAATTCGCCGCCCTGAGCACCAACGGTATCGCCGCCATCGAAACCGCCGATATCGGTGGCCTGAAAACCGCCGTGATTTCCTCGCTGAAATCGTCGCAACTGGTGGCCCTGACCACCGACCAGGTCGGCGCCCTGAGCACCAACCAGATTACCGCGCTGAGCAGCGCCGCCGTGGCCGGCATGAGCACCGACCAGGTGGTGGCCCTGTCCTCCAACCAGGCCGCCGCCCTCAGCTCGAGCCAGGTGAACGCCCTGTCGACCAACGCGATTGCCGCGATTGAAACCGGCGACTTCGCCGCCCTGAAAACCGGCGTGATCGCCGCCCTGGGCAGCAACCAGGCGAAAGCCCTGACCACCGACCAGATCGTAGCCCTGAGCACCAACCAGGTTGTCGCGCTGAGCAGCGCCGCCGTGGTCGGCCTGAGCACCGATCAGGTCGTGGCCCTGTCGTCCAATCAAGCCGCCGCCCTCAGCTCCAGCCAAGTGAACGCGCTGTCGACCAGCGGCATCGCCGCCCTGGAAACCGGCGACTTCGCCGCCCTGAAAACGGCCGTGATCGGCGCCCTGTCGAGCAACCAGACCAAGGCCCTGACCACCGACCAGATCGTGGCCCTGACCTCGAACCAAGCTGCCGCCCTGAACAGCCAGCAAGTGGTGGGTCTGAGCACCGACGCCATCGTGGCCCTGGAAACAGCTGACCTGGCTGCCCTGAAAACGTCCGTGATCGGCGCCCTGAGCACCAGCCAGTTCGCTGCCGTCACCACCAACCAGATCGGCGCGATGTCCACCGCCCAGGTCGCATCGCTGACCACCGCCCAGCTGGCATCGGGCCTGACCACCGACCAAGTGGTGGCCCTGTCGTCCAACCAGATCGGCGCCCTGAGCACCGGCCAGTTCGCCGCCCTGAGCAGCAACTCGGTGGCCGCGATTGAAACCGCCGACATCGGTGGCCTGAAAACCGCCGTGATCGCTGCCCTGAAATCGTCGCAGATGGCCGCCTTCACGACCAACCAGATCGTGGCCCTGAGCACCAACCAGATCGTCGCGCTGAGCAGCACGGCCATGACCGGCCTGAGCACCGACCAAGTGGTGGCCCTGTCCTCCAACCAGGCCGCCGCCCTCAGCTCGGGCCAAGTGAACGCCCTGTCGACCAATGCCCTGGCCGCCATCGAAACCGGCGACTTCGCCGCCCTGAAAACTTCGGTGATCGCCGCCCTGGGCAGCAACCAGGCCAAGGCCCTGACCACCGACCAGATCGTGGCCCTGAGCACCAACCAGATTACCGCCCTGAGCAGCGCCGCCATGGTGGGCCTGAACTCCGACCAGGTGGTGGCCCTGTCGTCCAACCAGGCCGCCGCCCTGAGCTCGAGCCAGGTGAACGCCCTGTCGACCAGCTCGGTGGCTGCCATCGAAACCGGTGACTTCGCCGCCCTGAAAACCTCGGTGATCGGCGCCCTGTCGAGCAACCAGACCAAGGCCCTGACCACCGACCAGATCGTGGCCCTGACCTCGAACCAGGCTGCCGCCCTGAGCAGCCAGCAAGTGGTGGGTCTGAGCACCGACGCCATCGTCGCCCTGGAAACGGCTGACCTGGCCGCGCTGAAAACCTCCGTGATCGGCGCCCTGAGCACCAGCCAGTTCGCCGCCATCACCACCAACCAGATCAGCTCGATGGCAACGGCCCAGATCGCCGCCCTGAGCACCGCCCAACTGGCCTCGGGCCTGACCACCGACCAGGTGGTGGCCCTGTCGTCCAACCAGATCGGCGCCCTGAGCACCGGCCAGTTCGCCGCCCTGAGCAGCAACTCGGTCGCTGCGATCGAAACCGCCGACATCGGCGGCCTGAAAACCGCGGTGATCGCGGCCCTGAAATCGTCGCAGATGGCCGCCTTCACCACCGACCAGATCGTGGCCCTGAGCACCAACCAGATCAGCGCGCTGAGCAGCACCGCCATGGCCGGCCTGACCACGGACCAAGTCGTGGCCCTGTCGTCCAACCAGGCCGCGACCCTCAGCTCGAGCCAGGTGAACGCCCTGTCGACCAATGGTATCGCCGCCCTCGAAACCGGTGACTTCGCCGCCCTGAAAACCTCGGTGATCGGCGCCCTGTCGAGCAACCAGACCAAGGCCCTGACCACCGACCAGATCGTGGCCCTGACCTCGAACCAGGCTGCCGCCCTGAACAGCCAGCAAGTGGTGGGTCTGAGCACCGACGCCATCGTGGCGATGGAAACGGCCGACCTGGCCGCCCTGAAAACCTCCGTGATCGGCGCCCTGAGCACCAGCCAGTTCGCGGCCGTCACCACCAACCAGATCGGCGCGCTGTCCACCGCCCAGGTGGCCTCGCTGAGCACCGCCCAACTGGCCTCGGGCCTGACCACCGACCAGGTGGTGGCGCTGTCGTCCAACCAGATCGGCGCCCTGAGCACCGGCCAGTTCGCCGCCCTGAGCAGCAACTCGGTCGCTGCGATCGAAACCGCCGACATCGGCGGCCTGAAAACGGCCGTGATCGCGGCCCTGAAATCGTCGCAGATGGCGGCCTTCACCACCGACCAGATCGTGGCCCTGAGCACCAACCAGATCTCGGCACTGAGCAGCACCGCCATGGTCGGCCTGACCACGGACCAAGTCGTGGCCCTGTCGTCCAACCAGGCCGCAGCCCTCAGCTCGAGCCAGGTGAACGCCCTGTCGACCAACGGCATCGCCGCCCTGGAAACCGGCGACTTCGCCGCCCTGAAAACGGCCGTGATCGGCGCCCTGTCGAGCAACCAGACCAAGGCCCTGACCACCGACCAGATCGTGGCCCTGACCTCGAACCAGGCTGCCGCCCTGAACAGCCAGCAATTGGTGGGTCTGAGCACCGACGCCATCGTGGCGATGGAAACGGCTGACCTGGCCGCCCTGAAAACCTCCGTGATCGGCGCCCTGAGCACCAGCCAGTTCGCGGCCGTCACCACCAACCAGATCGGTGCGCTGTCCACCGCCCAGGTGGCATCGCTGAGCACCGCCCAACTGGCCTCGGGCCTGACCACCGACCAGGTGGTGGCGCTGTCGTCCAACCAGATCGGCGCCCTGAGCAGCGGCCAATTCGCCGCCCTGAGCAGCAACTCGGTGGCTGCGATCGAAACCGCCGACATCGGCGGCCTGAAAACCGCAGTGATCGCGGCCCTGAAATCGTCGCAGATGGCGGCCTTCACCACCAACCAGATCGTGGCCCTGAGCACCAACCAGATCTCGGCCCTGAGCAGCACCGCGATGGTGGGCCTGAGCACCGACCAGGTGGTGGCCCTGTCCTCCAACCAGGCTGCGACCCTCAGCTCGAGCCAGGTGAACGCGCTGTCGACCAACGCGATTGCCGCGATTGAAACCGGCGATCTGGCCGCCCTGAAAACCTCGGTGATCGGCGCCCTGGGTAGCAACCAGGCCAAAGCCCTGACCACCGACCAGATCGTGGCCCTGAGCACCAACCAGGTCGTTGCCCTGAGCAGCGCCGCCATGGTGGGCCTGAACTCCGACCAGGTGGTGGCCCTGTCCTCCAACCAGGCTGCAGCGCTGAGCTCGAGCCAGGTGAACGCCCTGTCGACCAGCTCGGTGGCTGCCATCGAAACCGGCGACTTCGCCGCCCTGAAAACGGCCGTGATCGGCGCCCTGAGCAGCAACCAGGCCAAGGCCCTGACCACCGACCAGATCGTGGCCCTGACCTCGAACCAGGCCGCCGCCCTGAGCAGCCAGCAAGTGGTGGGTCTGAGCACCGACGCCATCGTCGCCCTGGAAACGGCCGACCTGGCCGCGCTGAAAACCTCCGTGATCGGCGCCCTGAGCACCAGCCAGTTCGCCGCCATCACCACCAACCAGATCAGCTCGATGGCAACGGCCCAGATCTCGGCCCTGAGCACCGCCCAGCTGGCATCGGGCCTGAGCACCGACCAGGTGGTGGCCCTGTCGTCCAACCAGGTGGGTGCGCTGAGCACCGCCCAGGTTGCCGCCTTCGGCACCAGCGCTGTCGCCGCGATTGAAACGGCCGACATCGGCGCCCTGAAAACGGCGGCCATCGCCGGCCTGAAATCGGCCCAGGTCGCCGCCCTGACCACCGACCAGTTCGCTGCCCTGTCGTCCAACCAGGTCGCCGCCCTGAGCACGGCCAATATCGCCAGCGGCCTGACCACCGACCAGGTGGTGGCCCTGACCACGGCCCAGGCTTCGGCCCTGAGCTCGTCCCAGCTGGCGGCCTTCAGCACCGCTGCCATCGCGGCCCTGGAAACCAACGACATCGTGGCCCTGAAGTCGAGCGCCATCAGCGCCCTGAGCAGCAACCAGGTCGCCGCCCTGGGCACCAGCCAGCTGGTGGCCATCGAGACCGCCGACATCGTGGCCCTGAAGACCGGCGCCATCCGCGGCCTGAGCACTGACCAGATCCAGGCGATCACCACCAGCCAGATCAAGGCGCTGACCTCGACCCAGGTGTGCGCACTGACCTCGACCCAGGTGCAAGCCCTGAGCTCGGACCAGATCAATGCCTTCAACTCGCCGTTCTACACCCCAGTGGTGCTGGACCTGAACGGCAACGGCATCGATACCCTGTCCACCGACGCTGGCGTGAACTTCGACCTGCTGGGCAACGGCAGCAAGCTGAACACCGGCTGGGTGGGTGGCGGCGACGGCCTGCTGGCCCTGGACCGCAACGGCGACGGCATCATCAACGATGGTTCCGAACTGTTCGGCTCCGGCACCACCCTGGCCAACGGCCAGAAAGCCGGCAATGGTTACCAAGCCATGGCTGAGCTGGACAGCAACGGCGACGGCGTCCTGAGCGCTGCCGACAGCGCCTTCGGCCAGCTGCGCGTCTGGGTGGACGGCAATGCCGACGGCGTGAGCCAGGCCAACGAGCTGAAATCGCTGGCTGAGCTGAACATCGCCAAGCTGGACCTGAAAGCACAGGCGAACGTGTCCTGGAACAACGGTAACCTGGTGGGTCTGACCTCGACCTACGAGACCACCGACGGCCAGTCCCACGCCGCCGCCGACGTCTGGTTCGCCGCCAAACCAGCCGCCGCCGCCAACAGCGTCAGCAGCCTGGTGCAAGCGATCGGTTCCTTCAGCACCGACGCCGCGACCGTGGCCACGCCGAAACTCGATGCCGGCAACGCCCTGAACGGCAGCAACGTGGCCGCCAACGCCGCCTCGATGGCCGGTGCGATCCGCAGCTTCGAAGCCGCCAACAAGCTGAACGGCGCGGAAAACATGGCTTCCAGCGAAGAAACCCTGCGTCTGAAAGCCCTGAACAGCGCTGCCGGCCACGGCTTCCTGGCTGCTCCGCAGAAGTAA
- a CDS encoding peptidase domain-containing ABC transporter produces the protein MSEKFPHTAIQCLTAVAQHHGLQINPERLIDDYALGAEEPGPGVLLRIASDIGLKAKSDNLSWEKLLAQGGVFPLLARLKNQNMVIVVGASGEGAGGKVAVLNPAASNAEVVMLDRAQFTEYWTGEVLFLKRQHKLTDPNQPFGLRWFIPEILKQKAAFRDILIAAIAMHLLSLASPMFFQLVIDKVLTHQSISTLWVLAAGIVMALSFDALFGFLRQMLTLAASNKIDMRLTRRTFGHLLSLPIDYFETTTAGIITRHMQQLEKIRSFLTGRLFFTGLDLLALLVFLPILFSYSFKLTMVVLLFAAMIAGVVMAMVPTFQRRLNALYTAEGMRQAMLVETIHGMRTVKALAIEPAQRRDWDQRSAEAINMHFRVGQISITGNAVTDFLGKMMPVTLIVIGAQDVFDQTLSIGALIAFQMLSQRVTQPLISIVGLVNEYQETALSVRMLGEVMNRAPEGRAGAGGLRPVLTGQIKFEDVTFRYPGSQTNALDRTSLTIEPNTVVGIVGRSGSGKTTLTKVIQGLYNVQEGIVRFDGFDAREIELAHLRRQIGVVLQENFLFRGTVRENLVVTKPDATFEEIAEAAAAAGADEFIERLPQGYDTLLEENASNLSGGQKQRLSIARTLLAKPRILILDEAASALDPESEAIFIRNLSRIAVGRTVVMISHRLSTLVNADSILVMQRGRLVDAGRHEELLTRSDTYQHLWNQQTSHL, from the coding sequence ATGTCCGAAAAATTTCCACATACCGCGATCCAGTGCCTGACGGCCGTCGCCCAGCACCATGGCTTGCAGATCAACCCGGAGCGGCTGATCGACGACTATGCCTTGGGAGCGGAAGAACCCGGCCCCGGCGTGCTGCTGCGCATCGCCAGCGACATTGGCCTGAAAGCCAAATCGGATAATCTGAGCTGGGAAAAACTGCTGGCCCAGGGCGGCGTCTTCCCCCTGCTGGCCCGCCTGAAAAACCAGAATATGGTGATCGTGGTCGGCGCCAGCGGCGAAGGGGCGGGCGGCAAGGTCGCCGTGCTCAATCCCGCCGCCAGCAATGCCGAAGTGGTGATGCTGGACCGCGCCCAGTTCACCGAATACTGGACCGGCGAAGTGCTGTTCCTGAAACGCCAGCACAAGCTGACCGACCCCAACCAGCCCTTCGGCCTGCGCTGGTTCATTCCCGAAATCCTCAAGCAGAAGGCGGCCTTCCGCGACATCCTGATCGCCGCCATCGCCATGCACCTGCTGTCGCTGGCCTCGCCCATGTTCTTCCAGCTGGTGATCGACAAGGTGCTGACCCACCAGAGCATCAGCACCTTGTGGGTACTGGCCGCCGGCATCGTCATGGCGCTCTCCTTCGACGCCCTGTTCGGCTTCCTGCGCCAGATGCTGACCCTGGCCGCCAGCAACAAGATCGATATGCGGCTGACGCGGCGCACCTTCGGCCACCTGCTGTCCCTGCCCATCGACTACTTTGAGACGACGACGGCCGGTATCATCACGCGCCATATGCAGCAGCTGGAGAAAATCCGCAGCTTCCTGACCGGCCGCCTGTTCTTCACCGGCCTCGATCTGCTGGCGCTGCTGGTCTTCCTGCCCATCCTGTTCTCCTATTCCTTCAAGCTGACCATGGTGGTGCTGCTGTTCGCCGCCATGATTGCCGGTGTGGTGATGGCCATGGTGCCCACCTTCCAGCGCCGCCTCAACGCCCTGTACACGGCCGAAGGCATGCGCCAGGCCATGCTGGTGGAAACCATCCACGGCATGCGCACGGTGAAGGCCCTGGCCATCGAACCGGCCCAGCGCCGCGACTGGGACCAGCGCTCGGCAGAAGCGATCAATATGCACTTCCGCGTCGGCCAGATCTCGATCACCGGCAATGCCGTCACCGACTTCCTCGGCAAGATGATGCCCGTGACCCTGATCGTCATCGGCGCCCAGGACGTGTTCGACCAGACCCTGTCGATCGGTGCCCTGATCGCCTTCCAGATGCTGTCGCAGCGCGTGACCCAGCCCCTGATCTCCATCGTCGGCCTGGTCAACGAATACCAGGAAACCGCGCTCTCGGTGCGCATGCTGGGCGAGGTGATGAACCGCGCGCCGGAAGGCCGCGCCGGCGCCGGCGGCCTGCGTCCCGTGCTGACGGGCCAGATCAAGTTCGAGGACGTGACCTTCCGCTATCCCGGCTCGCAGACCAATGCGCTGGACCGCACCAGCCTGACCATCGAACCGAATACCGTGGTCGGCATCGTCGGCCGCAGCGGTTCGGGCAAGACCACGCTGACCAAGGTGATCCAGGGCCTGTACAACGTCCAGGAAGGCATCGTGCGCTTCGATGGCTTCGATGCGCGCGAAATCGAGCTGGCCCATTTGCGGCGCCAGATCGGCGTGGTCCTGCAGGAGAACTTCCTGTTCCGCGGCACCGTGCGCGAAAACCTGGTGGTCACCAAGCCCGACGCCACCTTCGAGGAAATCGCCGAAGCGGCGGCAGCGGCCGGCGCCGACGAATTCATCGAACGCCTGCCGCAGGGCTACGACACCCTGCTGGAAGAAAACGCCTCCAACCTCTCGGGCGGCCAGAAACAGCGCCTGTCGATCGCCCGCACCCTGCTGGCCAAGCCGCGCATCCTGATCCTGGACGAAGCAGCCAGCGCGCTCGATCCGGAGAGTGAAGCCATCTTTATCCGCAACCTGTCGCGCATCGCCGTGGGCCGCACCGTGGTGATGATTTCGCACCGCCTGTCGACCCTGGTCAACGCCGACTCCATCCTCGTGATGCAGCGCGGCCGCCTGGTCGACGCCGGCCGCCACGAAGAACTGCTCACCCGCAGCGACACTTATCAGCACTTATGGAACCAGCAAACAAGCCACCTGTGA
- a CDS encoding HlyD family type I secretion periplasmic adaptor subunit, giving the protein MKSRGADTEIEFLPDADAIERSPLPRYVRLTLHLLTAAFITFIVWASLSQVEKVVSAHGRLVNPLPNIIVQPLETSIVQRIEVRVGQVVKKGQVLATLDPTFTQADEQQLRNRLASLDTQTSSLRAELEGKPVAATATGSADQVLQGQLASERQGNFLAQRTKMDQNIERLKASMETNRRDQQVLAQRVKSLTEIEAMQEKLLSENFGAKMHLLEARDRRLEVERTMVMGRNRDIELGRELAAAEAERAAFNKSWRQKAMEDLLAATRDRDGINEQLAKADKRHQLVQLTAPADAVVLEVGKLSQGSVVREAEQMFVLVPLGAQLEAEVQIDSADIGYIKRGDPVHLKLDAFPFQQHGALDGKVRTVSEDSFKREQATPGQGTDAYYVSRIDYGNNRLKKMDGKSRLLPGMTVTAEIVVGKRSVMSYLLWPLTKALDESIREP; this is encoded by the coding sequence GTGAAATCGCGCGGGGCCGACACCGAAATCGAGTTCCTGCCCGACGCCGACGCCATCGAGCGCTCGCCGCTGCCGCGCTATGTGCGCCTGACGCTGCACCTGCTGACGGCCGCCTTCATCACCTTCATCGTCTGGGCCAGCCTGTCCCAGGTCGAAAAGGTGGTGAGCGCCCACGGCCGCCTGGTCAATCCCCTGCCCAACATCATCGTGCAGCCGCTGGAAACTTCCATCGTGCAGCGCATCGAGGTGCGTGTCGGCCAGGTCGTGAAAAAAGGCCAGGTGCTGGCCACGCTCGACCCGACCTTCACCCAGGCCGATGAACAGCAGCTGCGCAACCGTCTGGCCAGTCTCGACACCCAGACCAGCAGCCTGCGCGCCGAACTGGAAGGTAAACCGGTGGCCGCCACCGCTACCGGCAGCGCCGACCAGGTGCTGCAAGGCCAGCTCGCGTCCGAGCGCCAGGGCAATTTCCTGGCCCAGCGCACGAAGATGGACCAGAACATCGAGCGTCTGAAAGCGAGCATGGAAACCAACCGGCGCGACCAGCAGGTGCTGGCCCAGCGCGTCAAATCGCTGACCGAAATCGAAGCCATGCAGGAAAAACTCCTGTCCGAAAACTTCGGCGCCAAGATGCACCTGCTGGAAGCGCGCGACCGCCGCCTGGAAGTTGAGCGCACCATGGTCATGGGCCGCAACCGCGATATCGAACTGGGACGCGAACTGGCTGCTGCCGAAGCCGAACGCGCCGCGTTCAACAAGAGCTGGCGCCAGAAAGCGATGGAAGACCTGCTGGCCGCCACGCGCGACCGCGACGGCATCAACGAGCAGCTGGCCAAGGCCGACAAGCGCCACCAGCTGGTCCAGCTGACCGCCCCGGCCGACGCCGTCGTGCTGGAAGTCGGCAAGCTCTCGCAAGGCTCGGTGGTGCGTGAAGCCGAGCAGATGTTTGTGCTGGTCCCGCTCGGCGCCCAGCTCGAAGCCGAAGTGCAGATCGACTCCGCCGACATCGGCTACATCAAGCGCGGCGATCCGGTGCACCTGAAACTGGACGCTTTCCCCTTCCAGCAGCACGGCGCGCTCGATGGCAAGGTACGCACCGTCAGCGAAGACTCCTTCAAGCGCGAACAAGCCACGCCCGGCCAAGGCACCGACGCCTATTATGTCAGCCGCATCGACTACGGCAACAACCGCCTGAAAAAGATGGATGGCAAAAGCCGCCTGCTGCCCGGCATGACGGTCACGGCCGAAATCGTGGTCGGCAAGCGCAGCGTCATGTCCTACCTGCTCTGGCCGCTGACCAAAGCCCTCGACGAATCCATCCGCGAACCCTAA
- a CDS encoding NAD(P)-dependent oxidoreductase yields MKARSVLLTGASGFIGAALAHRLVREGWQVHLLLRPGSGREGLDDPALHIHEHDGSTAGLIEIVRQAAPQGVFHLASLFLAQHTAADIERLIQSNVLFSTQLAEAMAANGVKLLVNAGTSWQHYEDSEYNPVCLYAATKQAFEAILRYYAECAGLRVCTLKLFDTYGPEDKRPKLLHLLKKTAQAGTALAMSPGGQLIDLVYIDDVLDAFLLAYERLQSGAQEEGMATYGISSGAPLPLKELAALYAKISGLPLDIEWGGRPYRPREVMVPWTRYPQLPGWHPKISLAEGITRTLAS; encoded by the coding sequence ATGAAGGCGCGCTCCGTCCTGCTGACGGGCGCCAGCGGCTTTATCGGCGCGGCGCTGGCGCACCGGCTGGTGCGCGAAGGCTGGCAGGTGCACCTGCTGCTGCGCCCCGGTTCCGGACGCGAAGGGCTGGACGATCCGGCCCTGCACATCCACGAACATGACGGCAGCACCGCGGGGCTGATCGAGATCGTGCGCCAGGCCGCGCCGCAAGGCGTGTTCCATCTGGCCTCGCTGTTCCTGGCCCAGCACACGGCGGCCGATATCGAACGCCTGATCCAGTCCAATGTGCTGTTCTCCACCCAGCTGGCGGAAGCCATGGCCGCGAATGGCGTCAAGCTGCTGGTGAACGCCGGCACCTCCTGGCAGCACTATGAGGACAGCGAATACAACCCGGTCTGCCTGTACGCCGCCACCAAGCAGGCGTTCGAAGCCATCCTGCGCTACTACGCCGAATGCGCCGGGCTGCGCGTCTGCACGCTCAAACTGTTCGACACCTATGGTCCGGAAGACAAGCGTCCCAAGCTGCTGCACCTGCTGAAAAAGACCGCGCAAGCGGGGACTGCGCTGGCCATGTCGCCCGGCGGCCAGCTGATCGACCTGGTCTACATCGACGATGTGCTGGACGCCTTCCTGCTCGCCTACGAACGTCTGCAAAGCGGCGCCCAGGAGGAAGGCATGGCCACTTATGGCATCTCCAGCGGCGCGCCCCTGCCCTTAAAAGAGCTGGCCGCCCTCTACGCGAAAATCAGCGGTCTCCCGCTCGACATCGAATGGGGCGGACGCCCCTACCGCCCGCGCGAAGTGATGGTCCCCTGGACCCGCTACCCGCAGCTGCCCGGCTGGCACCCCAAAATCAGCCTCGCCGAAGGCATCACCCGCACCCTCGCCAGCTAA
- the rfbC gene encoding dTDP-4-dehydrorhamnose 3,5-epimerase, whose product MKKPPMIILPTKLEGCFQIIPNILRDERGHFVKTFHEELFHEHGLETVFREEYYSASQRGVLRGLHFQTPPQEHTKLVYCVQGTVLDAALDLRAGSPTYGQHLTMELSGENGHMLYLAPGVAHGFYTLSEQALMMYKVSTVYAPAHDSGILWNSAGIAWPSDNPVLSQRDQGFAALADFASPFVYRGSAA is encoded by the coding sequence ATGAAGAAGCCACCCATGATCATCCTGCCTACCAAGCTGGAAGGCTGCTTCCAGATCATTCCCAACATTCTGCGCGATGAGCGCGGCCACTTCGTGAAAACCTTCCACGAAGAGCTGTTCCACGAGCATGGACTGGAAACCGTGTTCCGCGAAGAGTACTACTCCGCCTCGCAGCGCGGCGTGCTGCGCGGCCTGCATTTCCAGACGCCGCCGCAGGAGCATACGAAACTGGTCTACTGCGTGCAAGGCACGGTGCTGGACGCGGCGCTCGACCTGCGCGCCGGCTCGCCCACTTATGGCCAGCATCTGACCATGGAGCTGAGCGGCGAGAACGGCCATATGCTGTATCTGGCGCCGGGCGTGGCGCACGGCTTCTACACGCTGAGCGAGCAGGCGCTGATGATGTACAAGGTCAGCACCGTGTATGCGCCGGCGCACGACAGCGGCATCCTGTGGAATTCGGCCGGCATCGCCTGGCCGAGCGACAATCCCGTGCTGTCGCAGCGCGACCAGGGCTTTGCCGCGCTGGCCGATTTCGCCTCCCCCTTCGTCTATCGCGGGAGCGCGGCATGA